Proteins co-encoded in one Salvia splendens isolate huo1 chromosome 4, SspV2, whole genome shotgun sequence genomic window:
- the LOC121801573 gene encoding heptahelical transmembrane protein 1-like → MPPNNTMTTRSNQQGCVLKRKSKATMDQGRIITCCLDSKKDENKSKGKTYPLLSFHELPDYMKDNQYILRYYRSEWPLKLAFFSLFRWHNETLNVWTHLIGLLLFVGLTVANAMHVYEVADFITMFAMQLPSSAEANISNKFSAGTKNVIELNQKMDITKSTPPSWPFYVFLCGSMFCLLCSSLCHLFCCHSRRLNTQLLNLDYVGITVMIIASYFPPMYYIFQCTPHWQIVYLTGITVLGACTVITLLHPALSSGKCRSFRVLLFVSMALFGIIPAIHAAVVYWTDPHRNVILAYEGVMALSYLVGTVFYLSRVPERWWPWWFDLAGQSHQIFHVFVVMGALAHYGAADIFLRYRSKMGCDKLGY, encoded by the exons ATGCCACCAAATAACACCATGACCACCCGAAGCAATCAACAAGGCTGCGTTTTGAAGAGAAAATCCAAAGCCACTATGGATCAAGGCAGAATCATCACATGTTGTTTGGACAGCAAAAAAGATGAGAACAAGAGCAAAGGGAAAACATATCCTCTCTTGTCTTTTCATGAATTGCCAGATTATATGAAGGATAATCAGTATATATTGAGGTATTACAGGTCTGAGTGGCCTCTTAAACTCGCCTTTTTCAGCTTGTTTCGATGGCATAATGAGACCCTTAATGTTTGGAC GCACTTGATTGGGCTGTTGTTGTTTGTGGGATTGACTGTTGCTAATGCTATGCATGTTTATGAGGTTGCAGATTTCATCACAATGTTTGCTAT GCAATTACCATCAAGTGCAGAAGCCAACATCTCCAACAAATTCTCAGCT GGGACAAAGAATGTAATAGAGTTGAACCAAAAAATGGACATAACAAAATCAACACCACCAAGCTGGCCTTTCTATGTGTTCCTGTGTGGCTCCATGTTCTGCCTCCTCTGCAGCAGCCTCTGCCACCTCTTCTGCTGCCACTCGCGCCGCCTCAACACGCAGCTCCTCAACCTCGACTATGTGGGCATCACCGTCATGATCATCGCCTCCTACTTCCCCCCCATGTACTACATCTTCCAGTGCACCCCTCACTGGCAAATCGTCTACCTCACCGGGATCACCGTCCTTGGTGCCTGCACCGTCATCACCCTCCTCCACCCGGCCCTCTCCTCTGGCAAATGCCGCTCCTTCCGCGTCCTCCTCTTCGTCTCCATGGCCCTGTTTGGCATCATCCCGGCCATCCATGCCGCTGTGGTCTACTGGACTGACCCTCACCGCAATGTCATACTCGCGTACGAGGGCGTCATGGCCCTCTCGTATTTGGTCGGGACCGTGTTTTACTTGAGCCGGGTGCCCGAGCGGTGGTGGCCCTGGTGGTTCGATTTGGCGGGGCAGAGCCACCAGATCTTCCATGTGTTTGTGGTGATGGGGGCTTTGGCACATTATGGTGCTGCTGATATTTTCTTGAGGTATAGGAGTAAAATGGGGTGTGACAAACTTGGTTATTGA